The sequence TTTTAAAATGGAGCCAGGAGCATATTCGCGGCTGACGGATTGATCCCTCTTGGATTCCTCATTAGGGCCGGGCATGAAACAATCCGCTGACAACCGTCACCGCGTGTCCGGACAGGAAGACTTTGTCTTCGGTTAATCTAAGCCGGAGTGTCCCGCCTCGGCGGGACGCCTGGTAAGCGGTCAACTCTGTACGCTTCAGCCTGTCCGCCCAGAAGGGAGCCAGAGCCGTATGCGCGGAGCCGGTTACGGGGTCTTCGTTCACGCCGATGCCGGGCGCAAAGAAACGGGAGACAAAGTCGATCCCCTCCCCGCCGCTTTCGGCGGTTACCGCAATGGCACGGGGCGGCAGACTTTTCAGTGCGGCAAAATCCGACTTAAGGTTCGAAGCACAGCTTCATCCCGGAGGCGGACCAGCGCATTATCGGCATAGAAAAATACTTCCTTAATATCTCTCTCTTCCACTCCGAGCGCGGCGGCCAGACCCGGTAAAGGCTCCGCCGGGACCAGCTTGTATGCGGGGAAGCATAGCGTTATGAGGTCGCCTTCCCGCTCCGCCGTAAGCACACCGCTCAGGGTGTAAAATTCCGCTCTCTTGTCACGCGGAAGGCGTCCAGTCTCCCATAGTGTATGGGCGCTGGCGAGCGTGGCGTGCCCGCACAGCTTCACCTCGGCCGCCGGCGTAAACCAGCGCAGCCGGTAGCCTCCGTTCTCCGGCCACAGAAACGCCGTTTCCGACAGATTCATTTCCGCCGCCGTCTGCGACATGAATGGTTCGGAGGCGGGCTGCTCCAGCAGGCATACCGCAGCCGGATTGCCGGCAAAGGGATGCTCGGTAAAAGCATCGACGATATAAATGGGAACGCTCATTGGATACCTGCCTCCTTCGTCTCTCTATTCAGCTTCAACCATTCCTGCCGTCCTTGTCTTACTTCTTCCAGAGGGAGATTGCCCCGTTCCAGCTCGGCGGGATCTTTGTCAAGCAGCCGATCATACAGCTCCTCGCCTTCCTTCGCGACCGGCTCGCCCTGCTCCTTCAGACGGTAGAGCGAATC is a genomic window of Paenibacillus durus ATCC 35681 containing:
- a CDS encoding PhzF family phenazine biosynthesis protein, which gives rise to MSVPIYIVDAFTEHPFAGNPAAVCLLEQPASEPFMSQTAAEMNLSETAFLWPENGGYRLRWFTPAAEVKLCGHATLASAHTLWETGRLPRDKRAEFYTLSGVLTAEREGDLITLCFPAYKLVPAEPLPGLAAALGVEERDIKEVFFYADNALVRLRDEAVLRTLSRILPH
- a CDS encoding PhzF family phenazine biosynthesis protein → MKSLPPRAIAVTAESGGEGIDFVSRFFAPGIGVNEDPVTGSAHTALAPFWADRLKRTELTAYQASRRGGTLRLRLTEDKVFLSGHAVTVVSGLFHARP